CGACGCCTAACCCCTGCCCGCCATGGCCTCCCCCAAGAAAGCGGCCCTCGGGAAGGGTCTCAGCGCCCTCCTCCCCTCCCAGCCCGACGCGCCCGGCGACGAGACCGGCTCGCGCACGCGGCTCTACAACTTCGAAGAGCGCCGTCGCCTCGCGGGCCGCGTGGCCGACCTCGACATCGAGGCGATCCGCCCCAATCCCTACCAGCCGCGGACGGACTTCGACGAGGGCGCGCTCGACGAGCTCGCCGCGTCGGTCCAGCAGCTCGGCATCATCCAGCCGCTCACGGTCCGCGCCCTCGGCGACGGCCGCTACGAGCTCATCTCGGGCGAGCGCCGGCTCCGGGCCAGCCGCCGCGCCGGGCTCAAGCGCGTCCCGGCCTACGTCCGCGAGGCGGACACCGAGGCGATGCTGGAGATGGCAATCGTCGAGAACGTCCAGCGTGAGGACCTCAATCCGGTCGAGGTCGCTCTCGGCTACCAGCGCCTGATGGAGGAGGTCGGGCTGACGCAGGAGGAGGTGGCTGAGAAGGTCGGCAAGAGCCGGCCGACGATCGCCAACACGCTCCGGCTCCTCCGGCTCCCGCCGCGCGTCCAGGCGTCGCTCCGCGAGGGGGCCCTGTCGTCCGGCCACGCCCGCGCGCTCGTCGGCGTCGACGACGAGAAGGCGATGCTGGACCTCCACCGCGCGATCCTCGACGACGATCTCTCGGTCCGCGAGGTCGAGACGCGTGCGAAGCGGCTCCGCGAGGGGGATAAGCCGACGGCCAAGCCGGGCAAGACCGAGAAGCCCGCCTCGGAGGACCCGCTCGCGCCGCGCGACCGGCTCCAGATCGAGGCGATGCAGGACAAGCTCCGCGAGCACGTCGCCAGCCGCGTCCAGGTCAAGCACCGCGCGAGCGATGGCGGCGGGACGATCGAGATCTCGTACTACTCCGTCGACGACCTCGAGCGCGTCGTGACCCGCCTCTTGGAGTCGTAGCAGGGGTGCGCTCGCTTTTCGCGGCCGCCCTCGCCCTCGGGCTGGCGGCGGCGCCGACGGCCCAGGTCGTCGACTCCCTCGCCGCGCCCACCGAGGCGGCCGTACTGGACTCGCTCAGCGGCCGGACGCCCCGCGGCGCCGTTACGCGCGCCCTCGTCATCCCGGGGCTCGGCCAGCTCTACAACCGCCAGCCGGTCAAGGCGCCCGTCGCGACGGCCCTCGTCGTCGGCGCCGTCGTCTACTTCGTGGACCGCCAGCGGCAGTACATCCTCTACCGCCGCGCCACGGCGTACGCGGGCTGCCTCGAGGTCCCGGGCGACCCGGAGACGACGCCCGACCGGATCGAGATCTGCGCGGAGCCGCTCGACGAGTACGGCGACGAGTACGAGGTCGCCAGGGAGCGGGTCGCGACGCCGACCTTCTCGACGCTCAGCTCGGTCCGCAGCCGAGCGCGGGGTCAGCGCGACATCGGAGGCGTGGTGGTGCTCGCGGCCTATGCCCTCCAAGCGCTCGACGCCTACGTCTCCGCGGAGCTGGCCGACTTCGACGTCAGTGAGGACCTCAGCCTCCGCGTGGACCCAACGCCGGACGGTCCCGCGCTCGGCCTCCGCATTCGGCTCTGAGTTTATCCGGAGTCCAGGGAGGCCGATACCGGGACGAAAGCCGGTCGTCCCATGCGCCTCGTCGTCCTCATCGCCCTCCTCTCCCCCGTCGCGTTCGGGCAGTCCGCCCCCGCGAGCGCGCCCGACACGACGGTGGCGGATACAGCGACCGTGGCCTTCCTCCGCCTCGACCGCGTCGCGGACACCCTCGCCGCCGTCCGCGCCGAGCGCGAGCGAATCGAACGAGAGCAGGCCGAGCGGCAGCGTGAGGAGATCGCTGCCGACGTCGCGCGCGCCCAGGCCCAGCTTCCCCACACCGAAGCGCTCGGGACCACAGGCGCCGCGGTGGTCCTCCCGGGAAGTTGGACCGGCCCCGTCACA
This sequence is a window from Rubrivirga marina. Protein-coding genes within it:
- a CDS encoding ParB/RepB/Spo0J family partition protein, whose translation is MASPKKAALGKGLSALLPSQPDAPGDETGSRTRLYNFEERRRLAGRVADLDIEAIRPNPYQPRTDFDEGALDELAASVQQLGIIQPLTVRALGDGRYELISGERRLRASRRAGLKRVPAYVREADTEAMLEMAIVENVQREDLNPVEVALGYQRLMEEVGLTQEEVAEKVGKSRPTIANTLRLLRLPPRVQASLREGALSSGHARALVGVDDEKAMLDLHRAILDDDLSVREVETRAKRLREGDKPTAKPGKTEKPASEDPLAPRDRLQIEAMQDKLREHVASRVQVKHRASDGGGTIEISYYSVDDLERVVTRLLES
- a CDS encoding DUF5683 domain-containing protein, which produces MRSLFAAALALGLAAAPTAQVVDSLAAPTEAAVLDSLSGRTPRGAVTRALVIPGLGQLYNRQPVKAPVATALVVGAVVYFVDRQRQYILYRRATAYAGCLEVPGDPETTPDRIEICAEPLDEYGDEYEVARERVATPTFSTLSSVRSRARGQRDIGGVVVLAAYALQALDAYVSAELADFDVSEDLSLRVDPTPDGPALGLRIRL